CGAAGCGGCCTGATTGCCGCGAGGGGAGACGCCTCACTGGTTGTGAGATCGCTGGGCTTCCGCCCGCGGCTCATCCCATGGGATGCGCCGTGGCTACGCCATTTGTTCTATCAAGCGGACCAGCCCAAATTCCGCTGAAGTGGACCTGTTCCTTCCCTGGTTCTGCGTCCAACTTAGGAGGTTTCGCGCACACCCACTCGCACCTCCCTGAGCGCAACGTCTCTCATCTGCGCTCCTATGCCCACGGAGCCCGTCCATGAGCAGAAGGTTCTTGATCCACACCATCAGCCTGATGGGGGTTCTCCTTGCGTTGGCCTGCGGCGGCGGTAGCAGCAAGACCGCCTCAGCTCCCGCGCCCGTCCCCACTCCAGTGACGGTCACAGGAGTGGCGCTCAATCAGGCGATGCTCAGCCTCGCCGTTGGCGGCACCGGCAATCTGGCTGCCACCGTGGCGCCTGCCGAGGCCACGGACAAATCGGTGGCTTGGCGCACCTCTGACGGCACCGTGGCCACCGTCGACAGCAGCGGCCTGGTTGGTGGCGTGAAGGCCGGAACAGCCACCATCACCGTCACCACCCATGACGGTGCCAAAACGTCCACCTGCCTCGTGACCGTCACGGGATCTGTCGCGAATACGGTGGGGACGCCCACCTTCTCCCTGCCTTCCGGCGGCTACGCCAGCGCCCAGTCGGTCGTCATCAGCACCGCGACTGCCGGAGCCACCATCCACTACACCACCAATGGCCAGGCCCCCACGGCCAATGCCGCGGTCTATGCTGGCGCCATCGCCATCACCCAGACCACCCTCCTGCAAGCCATCGCCGTGAAGGCCGGGTGGACCGACAGCCCCGTCGCCTCGGCCACCTACACCATCGGTGGCAATGCCGGGTGGACCAGCGTCCAGCCTTCGGCGGACTCCCGGATGATCTACGTCAGCGCCTCCGGAGGGAGCGACGGCAACGATGGCCTGCACGAAAACACGCCCTTGAAATCCCTCGTCGCGGCGAAAGCCAAGCTACGGGATGGCTACCCCGATTGGTTGCTTCTGAAAAAGGGCGACACTTGGAATGAGGGGATCGGGCAATGGCTCTGGTCGGGCCGCTCGGCCGCTGAGCCCATGGTCGTTTCCAGCTATGGCAGCGGCGCCCGGCCCGTGATGATCACGAACGGCGGCCAGGATGGCATCTACGCCTTCGGCGGCGGCCCCAGCCACAACCAAGTCATGTCCCATGTCTGCTTCATCGGGCTGGATCTGTACCGCAGCGAACGGGATCCCGATTCGCTGGCCTTTAACGCGAGCCCCGGCGACACGCAGGCTGTGAACTGGCTGGAAGGATCGGTGAACCTGCTCTTCGAGGATTGCCGCTTCCGGTTCGCCCAGGTCACCTTCCAGCGGGACGCTGCCGCAGCCTACCCCTTGAAAAATGTTCGGCTACGCCGCTGCCACTTCTTGGACACCTATGGCGACCACGCCCAGGGCACCTACATCCAGGGCGTGGACGATCTGCTGATCGAAGGCTGCATCACCGACCACACGGGCTGGAACACCAGCCCCAAGGTGCATGACGGGCAACCTTCCATGTTCAATCAGTCCCTCTACATCCAGGAAACACGGGCCACGGGGGCCATCGTGCGCGACAACATCGTCCTGCGCCCGGCCTGCGGTGGCATCCAATTGCGCCCCGGCGGCGTGGTGGAGGACAACCTGGTGGTGCGGGCCCCCATCGCCATCCTCTGCGCGTTCGGGGGAACGGTGCTCAACAACGTGGTGCTGCAGGGCACCGATCTGTCGCCCGATTCCGAGGGCCATCGGGGCTGGGGCATCGATGTGAATTTCGACGATCCCACCAGCACCTCTGTCCTTTGCAGCCGGAACGTGGTCGCCCATCTCGATGGCTCGAACGACAACAGCCACTCCATCATGAGCCTGTCGGCCCGGGTCACCTACGATCACAACATCGTCTACCAGTGGGGCGTCCAACCCGCCTTCGAGACGCCAGGCCCCTTTCTGGACGGGAATCGCTCCGTGGCTTCCTACAACCAGCTGCAGGGCGGGCCTGGCACCCTGGATGCCTTCATCTCCGAAGTGCGCGCCCAATCCAAGGATCACTGGCAGGATGCCTACACGGCCCATGCGGTGAACACCTACATCCGCGCCGGGTTCGGAATGTAGCCCCGGCACGACTCCAGGTTCCGGCGTCGCCCTCCCGCTAGACTGGAGGGCCATGCTGCACCTGCCTCCCCTCTATCCCATCACCGACGCCACGCTCGCGGAACCGCTATCCGATCAGATTCGCCGCCTGGGCGAGGCGGGATTTCCCCTGGTGCAGTTCCGGGGCAAGCCCCTCGACACCCAGGCGCAGTGGGTGGAGTTGCGGAAGGCTCTCACGGCGTCCGCCGACCAGGGCGGCTGGCCCCTCATCTGCGTGAACGACCGCGCTGACTTGGCGCTCTTGGCAGCCCGGGAGGGCCTGACGCCCTGGGGCCTGCATCTGGGACAGGGGGACCTTCCGCCCGCCGAGGCGCGCCGCCTGCCCGGTCTCGAGCCCGTCCATCTGGGCACCTCCACGCATCAGGCTGACGAGTGGAGCGGCGTCGATCCAGCCTGCGATCACGCGGGCGTGGGGCCCTTCCGCGGCACGGCCACCAAGGCGGACCACGCGACCCCGGTGGGCCTGGAGGGCCTCCGCTCCGGGTGTGAGGCCCTCCGGCGCCAAGGCCTCGCACCCATCGCCATCGGCGGACTCACCCTGGCCGATGCCGCCGCCTGCTTCGAGGCCGGGGCGGAGTCCCTGGCCATGGTGGGCGAAGTGCATCGCAGCGCCGATCCCTCCGCCCTAGGCTGGGAGGCCCAGCGCCTGCGGTGGCGGGCCCGTCCGCCCTTCACCCGCGGTCAGGGTGTGGTCCTCATCGGCGGCAGCGGCGCGGGGAAAACCACCTTCGGGCGGCAGCTGGCCTGGGCCCTCCACCTGCCCTTCCACGATCTGGATGCGACCATCGAGGACCACGCTGGAAAGCCTGTGGCCGACATCTTCGCTGCGTCCGGAGAGGCTGCCTTCAGGCGCCTCGAAACCGACCTGCTGCCCAGCCTGCTGACCCGACCCGCCGTGGTGGCCCTGGGCGGCGGCGCCTGGGAAGCGCCCGCCAACCGGGCGGCAGTGGCCGAAGCCGGTTTTGCCCCGCTCTGGCTGGCCATTCCTCCGCAGCAGGCCTGGGAAAGGGCCAGCCGCGATGCCAACCGGCCCCTGGCCCGGGACCGGGCGGCCTTCATGGCCCGCTGGGCCGCCCGCACCCCGGCCTGGTCGCTGGCGCCCATGATCCTCAGTTTTGGTCACAGTTCCCGGGACTTAGTCTCCGCTTTGTTAGACTAGGACCTCTCCCCCGGACATCCATTGGACCTGATCCTCTCCGATCTGCACTCGAACCTGCACGCCCTTCGGGCCGTGCTGCGCTTCGCGCGGCGACGGGCCATCCACCGCTTCGTGTTCCTGGGCGACCTCGTGGGCTACGGGGCCAACCCCAACCAGTTGCTGGACAAGGTGCGGGAACTGCGGCCCCGCTTCATGGTGCGGGGCAACCACGACAAGGTCTGCGCCGGGCTGGAACCGGATGCCTCTTTCAGCCTGCCTGCCCGCCAGGCGGCGGACTGGACGCGGGAGCGGCTGCGCCAGGACAACTGGCGCTTCCTCGCGGAACTGCCTGTGGGGCCGATCTGGGTGGGCGAAGACTACATGATCGCCCACGGCTCGCCCATGGACGAGGACGCCTACCTGCTCCACATGCGGGAGATCAGCCAGGCCTTTGACGCCTTCCAGGGCCAGCTCTGCTTCTTCGGCCACACCCATCTGCCCGGCTGCTTCGAGCTGGATGAGATCCGGGGACAGCTGAACTGGATCAGCCTGGCCCCTGGCGAGTGGTTCCACCTCCAGCCCCACTGCCGCTACCTCGTCAACCCGGGCTCCGTGGGACAACCCCGGGATCGGAATCCCCAATTGTCCTTCATCACCTTCGATCCCAAGAGCCGCCGCCTGCGCCTGCACCGCCTCGACTACGACGTGAAGGGCGCAGCCAAAGCCATTCTCGCCGCGGGATTGCACCACAACCTGGCTGACCGCCTCAGCCAGGGCATCTGAAAGGCAGATCCACCATGGGCCACGCCTCTCTCCTGTCCCCACCCGTCCTGGAGCAGTTCCTCATCCAGGCCCGCCTCACCAAGGCCGTGGTGAGCCTCAGGCTGCAGGGCACCCCGTCACGCCTGCTGGGCGACCTGCGCATCCATGCCTTTCGCGTGGGCTCGGCTCTGGATCTTTCCGGCCTTCACGCCCGCGACCTGGTGCCTGCCGCAGGCACGCCCGTCACCCTGACCATCCTCCTGGGCGACGAGGTGCTCACCCTTCAGTCGGCCCTGCTTCCTGCGGCGGGAACCGATGAATCCGGCGCCGCGCTGCTGCGCCTCGACTGGCCCCAGGAACCCGCACGCCTCCACCACCGACGGGATGTGCGGGTGGCCGCTCCGGACCAATCACCCCTCAAGGTGAAAGTGAAGGTGGAGGGCCGCCAGCTCGAAGCCCTGCTGGTGAACCTCACGGAGACTGGCGTGGGGCTGGCGCTGGAAGCAACCCTGATGGTGGAACTTCACGCCATGGTGGACATCGACGCTGAGCTGCCGGATGGCTCCCTCCTGCGCTGCCCAGCCGAGGTGCGGCACCTCACCTACATCGAGGGGCAGACCTTCCCCACGCGGCTCGGACTGGTGCTGCGGCCAGGCGATACCACCGACATGGCGCCCATCCACCGCTTCATCCAGACCCGCCGGACGGATCGCTCCCACAGCTTCCGGCAGAACTGAATTCAGCGCTTCGCCAGGCTCACCACCATGCCGCCCGCGCCCAGCAGCAGCATGATCACCGCCTGCACCATGGTCTTGTACGAGATCTCGGCGCCACCCCAGAGCGAGGACCGCAGGAAGAGCAGGCCCACCACCAGCAGCAGCGCGTAGATGCCCATCATCACCTTGCGGGCCTTGGCATTGGTTTCCGGCGTGTCCTGAGCGAACACCCGGTCATACACCACCAAGCCGATGGCCGCACAGATGTTCAGCGCCACGAAGATCAGCCAGAACTTCCGCGCCACCAGGGCCGCTCCGGGCTGGCCAATCACGGGCTTCAGCATGGAGCCATAGAGCGCACCGCCCAGGCTGGAGCCGATGAGGCTGCCGATGACGCCGTAGAGGAAGGCATAGCCCATGTAGACAGCCTTCTTGTCCGCGGGCGCGACAAGGCCGACGTAGCTGTAGTACTTCGGGTGGGCGGTCATCTCACCGATGGAAAACACCGACAGGCCCAGGATGAACACCCACACGTTGGTGGAGATGGCCAGGCACAGGAAGCCCAGGGTGCCAATGACGATGCCCGACACCATGGTGGGCAGGGGCCGGATGTTCTTCACTACGCGGCTCACCAGCACCTGCAGCAGGATGATGGTGCCGCCGTTCACCACGGTCACATGCTCCGTGTCGAACTTCAGAGGCACGCCGAAGGACGCGAAGAAGGCGTTCACGGGTTGGGTGTTCACGAAATCGCGCAGGTACCAGAGCACCGAACCGAAGCTCTGGAAATAGAGGATCCAGAACCCGGAATACACCACGATCATCAGCATGAACCGGGCGTCGCCCAGCACCATGGCGGCGCCGTGGGCCACTTCCCGCAGGCTCTTGGTGTTCTCGGGTTTCGGCGGATCCTTGAACAGGAACACCGTGGGCAGCAGCATCGCGGCGCAGTAAAGGGCCGAGGCGATGAAGACATAGCGCCAGGAGAAGCCCTTCAGCACGGTCACGAGAAGTGGTGCCAGGAAGGCGCCGATGTTGATCATCCAGTAGTAGATGCCGAAGCCGAAGCCGGAGTTCTCCTCCGTGGTGGTGCGCGCCAGGGTGCCTGAGATGATGGGTTTGAAGAGGCCCGCGCCCGTGGCCATGAACAGCAGCGAAGCGAAGACCGCGCCATACATCGTCACGTTGCCCGCAATGAAGTAGCCCGCCGACAGGATGGAGAAGGCGAAGAGCAGCATGCGGCGGTAGCCGTAGCGATCCGCCAAGGCGCCGCCCGCGATGGGGATCACGTAGGTGAAGGCGTAGATGAGGCTCTGGAGGAAGCCCACGGACTGCTCCGTGAAGCCCAGGCCGCCTTCGGAGATCTTGTTGGTGAGATAGACCGCCAAAACCGAGTTGAGGCCGTAGTAGGCGGCCCGCTCGAAGAGCTCCATGACATTCGCCAGCCAGAAAACGGGCGGGAAGGAGCGGAGGATTCCGGAAGGGCGCGGTGTCGACATCCGGCGATTATACGTGACGGTCGGGTCGCGAAAACCTCAAAGAGAAGGGCCAGCGATCCCCTCGAAAGATGGAACCGCTGGCGCAGCTCAGGCCTCAGAACCCCGACACTTGGAAATCGTCGAAATTGACCCGCCGCGTGGAACCATCTGTTTTGCGGATCTCGAAACGGATGGCGCCGGGAACGCTGAGGGAGAAGGTGGCCGTCTGGAGGGTGGGTGAGGCCGTGGTGATGGTGCCGCCCACCTGGGTCCAGGTGCTGCCGCTGTTGGTGGAGTACCACAGGGTCCAGGTGGTGCTGGCGTCGGAACCATAACTGCCATGCTTCACGGACACGCTTTGCGCACCGTTGGCCCAGCTGGTTTTCATGGTCAGCTTGCCGCTATTGCGCATCCGCACGCTCTGGGCGCCGATCTTGGGATCGGCGCTGGTGTTGCCCAGCAGGGCATCGTTCAGGGTCCAGGTCCCGGAGGCGAAGGTCACATCTCCTGTGGTGTAGGCCGCCTTGGTGCCGGTGTCGAAGGTTTCCGTGAAGGAGGTTCCGCCACTGGTGGCGAAGGCCGCTGCGATGCTGTGGTTGGCGACGACGTTGGAGAAGGTGTAGGTCCCCAGGGCACCCTGGTTCACGCCATCTACCGTCACGCTGCTCACCTGGTAGCCCGCGTTGGGCGTCATGGTGAAGGAGCGGCTGGCGCCCGCGCTCACGGAGACGGCGCCCGAAGGGCTGATGGTTCCGTTGGCCCCGGCGGAAGCCGTGATGGTGTAGGTGGTGCCACCGGGCGCCACGGTGATCAGGCGCGTGGCGCTGGCGCTGGCGCCCGAGGCATCCGAGGCGGTGAAGGTCACGGTGTAGGTGATGGGGCTTGCGGTGGCGTTGCTGAAGGTGTGGGTGGCGCTGGCGCCCGTGGCCGTGCCGCCATCCCCGAAGGTCCAGGCGTAGGTGATGGTGGCGGTGCTGCTGCTGTCCGTGGCGCTGCCCGCGAAGGAAACCGCTACCCCCGCATTCACACTGAGGTTGCCGCTGGGCGTGGTGATGACGGCCGTGAGGACGTTGGGCAGCACGGTGCCCGCGTTGTACGAGCCCGCCTTGAAGGTGGTGGGGTCGTACCACTTGTAGCCAGCGGCTGGCACAGCCCAGGGCTCGGCCTGGGGCTCGGTGGAACTGGCGGGATCCTCCATGGCCAGCAGCGCGGTGGGAGTGTCCAGCTGGAGGCCCGCAACCTGGCTCAGCGCCGAATAGGATTCACGGGTGGCCAGCCAATCGATGAGGTTGGGCATGAGCGTGGCATCGTTCTGCTCCTGCCAGCCGGCGTAGGTGGTCTTGGCGCCGCCGGTTTCCTCCTTGAGGTATTTCGGGGTGGCATCCTCGATGGGGGAGGAATCACCGATGAAGGCGGCCTTCCCCAGGCCCACCTTGGCGATGGCCACCATGGGACCCTCAGGGCGTCCGCCGCCGTTGTACACGCCCTGATCCACGGCGCTGGCCCACTTCACCGTGGTGGTGGGAAGGTAGACGATGCCTTTGGCTTTGGTGGGATCCAGGATGGCCAGGGTGGCCCCGGCGTGCATGGCCACGGTGGCCACACCGGTGGTGATGTTGAAGGCCTGGCTGGGGGCCACGATGTCATTGGCCACCAGATCGCCCAAGGCGTTGTAGCGAAAGCGCACGCCGAAATTCGTGGCGAGCCAATCTGAGCTGACCACACCCTGCATGGGGTACGAGGCCGCTTCGGCGGCGCTCATGCCCTTGGCTGGATTGGTCCAGGCGCCGCGGCGGTAGCCATTGAAGACCTCCGAGCCGTCCCAGCGGTTCTTGTTGCGGTCGGCGTTGTAGTGATCGGCAATGAGGAAGAGGGCGCCGCCATTCTGAACGTACTGCAGCAGGGCCGCCTGCTCCGAGGCTTTGAAGGGGATGTTGCACTCGGCCATGACCACCACATCCCAGCCACTGAGATCGCTCAGGGTGATGGGCGTGACCTTGCGGAGCTCCTTCACGTAGTAGCCCTTGTCCGCCAGGGCGTTGGCGAAGTCGGAGAAGGCGCCGTCGATCACCCAGTCCGCCGCACCGGCGGTGGAGCCATGGGTGTTGTCGAACAGCACCTTCTTGCCATTGACGGTGCCCCGGGCCTGGATAAAGGGCGCCGGATCATTGGCGCCTTCGGCCAGAAGTGAGGTGGAGCCCGCCACCCAAAGCAGGGCGGCGAGCAGGGGATGAAAGACACGGCGCACGCGATCCGCCAGGGGGGAGGCCATAATGATCCTTTCAGGATGTGAGGCGCCAAGCTTACCCACGGCTGGGGCGCCTTTCCGCCAACACCCCTGTTAATTGATGTGAATTTTTCAATCAATGGAGAAACACTCGGTGAAGACCATCTCCCTCCGCGTCGATGTGGACACCCTGGAAGGCTCCCTGACGGGCATTCCCACCCTGCTGCGCCTCCTGGACAAGCACCAGATGCAGGCCAGCTTTTACTTCTGCTTCGGCCCCGACAACAGCGGCAAGGCCATCCGCCGCGTGTTCCGTAAGGGTTTTCTCGAGAAGATGCGGCGCACCTCCGGCCCCGGCAAGCTCTACAGCCTGAAGACCATGATGTACGGCACCCTGCTGCCCGCGCCCATCATCTGGAAGCGCGCCGCCGCCGAGATGCGGGCCGCCCGCGAGGCCGGTCACGAGGTGGCCATCCATGGCTGGGACCACGTGCAGTACCACGACCTCATTGACCGCAAGTCCCGTCAGTGGCTGTCCGACTGGTATGCCCAGGCCCACGAAGCCTTCGAGGCGGTCTTCGGCGTGAAGGCCAAGGGCGCCGTGAGCCCCGCCTGGCGCTGCAACGACACCACGCTCGACCTGCAGGAAGCCTACGGCCTCGACTACGCGGGTGACTGCCGGGGTGAGGCCCCCTTCTATCCCATCGTGAAGGGGCGCACCCTCCAAACGCTCCAGATCCCCACCACCCTGCCCACCCTGGACGAGTGGCTGGGCCTCGATGGCCGCACACCGGAGCAGGTGAACCGCGACATCTGGGACCTGGTCCGCGAAGACGCTCTCAACGTCTACGCGCTGCACACGGAAGTCGAAGGTGGTGCCCTGCGGGAAACCTTCGACGCCTTCCTCGCGGGCCTCAACGACCGCGGCGTGCGGGCCCGCACCCACGCCGACTGGCTGCCCGAGCTGCTCGCCGCGAACCCACCGGCCAAGGAAATCACCCGGCGGGAGATCCCGGGTCGAGCGGGTTGGGTGAGCTGGGCGGGCTAAAGCAAAGGCCATTCAGCCGCAGATAAACACGGATGAACACAGATGAAAGCGATTAAGGGCACGGAGCCACCGAAGCGAGTAGGCCTTAGCCTTGTCCTTTATCTGCGTTCATCGGTGTTTATCTGTGGCTTCAAATGCCTTGCCCCTTGAAGTGGGTTGATCGCTCATCTGGCCCAACCCAGCAAAGGCATGCCTACCGCTAAGGTTTCCACCCAAGGCTCCAAATAAGAAGCGGCCCAATTGGGCCGCTTCCACTCGAAATCAAAACAAGAAACCTTACGCGTGCTGCTTCAGCTTGTCCTTGCCACCGAACCACTGATCCCAGTACACCACCACCGGGGCGGCGATGTAGATGGACGAGTAGGTGCCGGTGATGACGCCGATGACCAGCGGGAAGGCCAGATCATGCAGGGCCGGGCCACCGAAGAGCCAGAGGCAGACGGACACGAACAGCACAGAAAGCGAGGTGAGGATCGTCCGGCCCAGAGTCTGGTTGATCGAGTCGTTCACCAGCTTGGTGACGGAGGCGCGGCGATACTCAGGGCGGTGACTGTTTTCACGAATTCGGTCGAAGACCACGATGGTGTCGGCCATGGAGTAGCCCATGAGGGTGAGGAAGCTCGCCACCACAGGGACATTGAACTCGTAGCCGAAGGCCGCGAAGAGGCCCAGGGCCATGAGCAGATCGTGGATCAAGGCCACGATGCCACCCACGGCGAAGCTCGCGGTGAACCGGAACACCACGTAGACCAGGATGGCCAGCATGGCGAGTCCCACGGCCGTGAGCGTCTTGCTCGTCCATTCGCCGGAGATGCTCGGGGAGAAGCTTTCGTTCTTGCGGATGGCCACCGCACCCAGGCGGTACGTGGTCTGGACCGTGTCCTTCACCGCCACGGGCAGATCCTGGGGCAGTTCACTGAAGGCGTGGTAGAGACCGGAGGTCAGGCGGTCGCGGCTGGCAATGATTTTTTCCGCCAGGGGCGTGTAGGTGGTGGTGAGGATCGTTTCATCGTTGGCCGCATGCAGCGGATTGGCCTTGGCAAGGGTGTCGGCCAGGGTCTTGGAGCCTTCCAGGTTCAGGGCGGGCAGCGGGCTACCAGCCGCTTCGGGATCCAGCTGCTTGAAGATGGCCCGCAGGGCGTTGGCCTGGATGGTGCTGTCCTTCTGGTCGCTGTCTTTGGAGGCCTTCACCTTCACGGCGAAATCACGCACCGACTTGTCAGGGTTCTCGTAGGGCACCACGGTGGCATCGGTGAAGCCCTGCTTGGCCAGCGCGGCGCGGATGGTTTCCGCTTCGATGTTGCCGCGGAAGCGCACCGTCATGTCGTTGCCGCCCACGAACTGCATGCCCAGCTGGATGCGGTTGTTGTGGGTGAGGTTCCAGGGCCGCACGAACAGGAGGCAGAGCACGATGATGCCCCAGCTGATGGCCAGAGCCATGCCCTTGTACTTCATGAAGTCGAAGGAGGCGCCCTTGAAGAAGGTATGGACGCCCACGGAAAGGGTCTTGGTGCCCGGATGCTGCTCCAGCACCCAGTCGTAGATGAAACGGCTGATGTAGATGCTGGTGAACAGCGAGGCCACCACGCCCACGGTGAGGGTCACGGCGAAGCCCTTCACGGGGCCGGTGCCGAAGATGAACAACAGCAGGGCCGCGAAGAGCTGAGTCACGTGGCTGTCCACAATGGTCCAGAACACGCGGTCAAAGCCTGCATCGATGGCGCCGGGCACACTCTTGCCGAGAGCCAGTTCTTCCTTGATGCGCTCGAAGATGAGGATGTTGGCGTCCACGGCCATGCCCAGGGTGAGCACGAAGCCCGCAATGCCAGGCAGGGTCAGGGTGGCGCGGAAGGAGCCAAGCAGGCCCATCATCACGATGACGTTCACAACGAGAGCCGTGATGGCGTTGGCGCCGGACCAGCGGTAGAAGTAGACCATGAAGCCGATGATGACCAGGAAGCCCACCAGGGCCGAGGTCACGCCGGCATGGATGGAGTCG
This sequence is a window from Geothrix sp. PMB-07. Protein-coding genes within it:
- a CDS encoding metallophosphoesterase, whose amino-acid sequence is MDLILSDLHSNLHALRAVLRFARRRAIHRFVFLGDLVGYGANPNQLLDKVRELRPRFMVRGNHDKVCAGLEPDASFSLPARQAADWTRERLRQDNWRFLAELPVGPIWVGEDYMIAHGSPMDEDAYLLHMREISQAFDAFQGQLCFFGHTHLPGCFELDEIRGQLNWISLAPGEWFHLQPHCRYLVNPGSVGQPRDRNPQLSFITFDPKSRRLRLHRLDYDVKGAAKAILAAGLHHNLADRLSQGI
- a CDS encoding polysaccharide deacetylase family protein, coding for MKTISLRVDVDTLEGSLTGIPTLLRLLDKHQMQASFYFCFGPDNSGKAIRRVFRKGFLEKMRRTSGPGKLYSLKTMMYGTLLPAPIIWKRAAAEMRAAREAGHEVAIHGWDHVQYHDLIDRKSRQWLSDWYAQAHEAFEAVFGVKAKGAVSPAWRCNDTTLDLQEAYGLDYAGDCRGEAPFYPIVKGRTLQTLQIPTTLPTLDEWLGLDGRTPEQVNRDIWDLVREDALNVYALHTEVEGGALRETFDAFLAGLNDRGVRARTHADWLPELLAANPPAKEITRREIPGRAGWVSWAG
- a CDS encoding PKD domain-containing protein, yielding MASPLADRVRRVFHPLLAALLWVAGSTSLLAEGANDPAPFIQARGTVNGKKVLFDNTHGSTAGAADWVIDGAFSDFANALADKGYYVKELRKVTPITLSDLSGWDVVVMAECNIPFKASEQAALLQYVQNGGALFLIADHYNADRNKNRWDGSEVFNGYRRGAWTNPAKGMSAAEAASYPMQGVVSSDWLATNFGVRFRYNALGDLVANDIVAPSQAFNITTGVATVAMHAGATLAILDPTKAKGIVYLPTTTVKWASAVDQGVYNGGGRPEGPMVAIAKVGLGKAAFIGDSSPIEDATPKYLKEETGGAKTTYAGWQEQNDATLMPNLIDWLATRESYSALSQVAGLQLDTPTALLAMEDPASSTEPQAEPWAVPAAGYKWYDPTTFKAGSYNAGTVLPNVLTAVITTPSGNLSVNAGVAVSFAGSATDSSSTATITYAWTFGDGGTATGASATHTFSNATASPITYTVTFTASDASGASASATRLITVAPGGTTYTITASAGANGTISPSGAVSVSAGASRSFTMTPNAGYQVSSVTVDGVNQGALGTYTFSNVVANHSIAAAFATSGGTSFTETFDTGTKAAYTTGDVTFASGTWTLNDALLGNTSADPKIGAQSVRMRNSGKLTMKTSWANGAQSVSVKHGSYGSDASTTWTLWYSTNSGSTWTQVGGTITTASPTLQTATFSLSVPGAIRFEIRKTDGSTRRVNFDDFQVSGF
- a CDS encoding chitobiase/beta-hexosaminidase C-terminal domain-containing protein is translated as MSRRFLIHTISLMGVLLALACGGGSSKTASAPAPVPTPVTVTGVALNQAMLSLAVGGTGNLAATVAPAEATDKSVAWRTSDGTVATVDSSGLVGGVKAGTATITVTTHDGAKTSTCLVTVTGSVANTVGTPTFSLPSGGYASAQSVVISTATAGATIHYTTNGQAPTANAAVYAGAIAITQTTLLQAIAVKAGWTDSPVASATYTIGGNAGWTSVQPSADSRMIYVSASGGSDGNDGLHENTPLKSLVAAKAKLRDGYPDWLLLKKGDTWNEGIGQWLWSGRSAAEPMVVSSYGSGARPVMITNGGQDGIYAFGGGPSHNQVMSHVCFIGLDLYRSERDPDSLAFNASPGDTQAVNWLEGSVNLLFEDCRFRFAQVTFQRDAAAAYPLKNVRLRRCHFLDTYGDHAQGTYIQGVDDLLIEGCITDHTGWNTSPKVHDGQPSMFNQSLYIQETRATGAIVRDNIVLRPACGGIQLRPGGVVEDNLVVRAPIAILCAFGGTVLNNVVLQGTDLSPDSEGHRGWGIDVNFDDPTSTSVLCSRNVVAHLDGSNDNSHSIMSLSARVTYDHNIVYQWGVQPAFETPGPFLDGNRSVASYNQLQGGPGTLDAFISEVRAQSKDHWQDAYTAHAVNTYIRAGFGM
- the secD gene encoding protein translocase subunit SecD, with amino-acid sequence MTKRSLWRLAVVLAVLFGCGYFFLPLSKVKLGLDLRGGVHFELEVQGQEALAADLRDGKDRLASRLKEKGLPGAAVRVDGAALRVDGVGVEQKATVEKVAKDYFPGFVVAADGDGFRLTQKDSYQKQLRDDANKRALEVIEKRIRDIDPANVLEPEITASGAEGNRIVVEIPGIEEGDRERIKKLLATPGRLEQRLHAKAPQVYFATKEEALAFYKGTIPPEFELLPEIESERQAKRAGQPVVKAKPGEEKISRWVLLESRVGLDGADIIDSHRASNSQTEANEVNFTLNKKGDDDFARLTGIASEENRLIAVVLDHKVVTSMSSKEKIIGGAVRISGSFSAQEADDLASQLRSGALRAPMKFLEEGVVGPGLGRDSIHAGVTSALVGFLVIIGFMVYFYRWSGANAITALVVNVIVMMGLLGSFRATLTLPGIAGFVLTLGMAVDANILIFERIKEELALGKSVPGAIDAGFDRVFWTIVDSHVTQLFAALLLFIFGTGPVKGFAVTLTVGVVASLFTSIYISRFIYDWVLEQHPGTKTLSVGVHTFFKGASFDFMKYKGMALAISWGIIVLCLLFVRPWNLTHNNRIQLGMQFVGGNDMTVRFRGNIEAETIRAALAKQGFTDATVVPYENPDKSVRDFAVKVKASKDSDQKDSTIQANALRAIFKQLDPEAAGSPLPALNLEGSKTLADTLAKANPLHAANDETILTTTYTPLAEKIIASRDRLTSGLYHAFSELPQDLPVAVKDTVQTTYRLGAVAIRKNESFSPSISGEWTSKTLTAVGLAMLAILVYVVFRFTASFAVGGIVALIHDLLMALGLFAAFGYEFNVPVVASFLTLMGYSMADTIVVFDRIRENSHRPEYRRASVTKLVNDSINQTLGRTILTSLSVLFVSVCLWLFGGPALHDLAFPLVIGVITGTYSSIYIAAPVVVYWDQWFGGKDKLKQHA
- a CDS encoding shikimate kinase, with protein sequence MLHLPPLYPITDATLAEPLSDQIRRLGEAGFPLVQFRGKPLDTQAQWVELRKALTASADQGGWPLICVNDRADLALLAAREGLTPWGLHLGQGDLPPAEARRLPGLEPVHLGTSTHQADEWSGVDPACDHAGVGPFRGTATKADHATPVGLEGLRSGCEALRRQGLAPIAIGGLTLADAAACFEAGAESLAMVGEVHRSADPSALGWEAQRLRWRARPPFTRGQGVVLIGGSGAGKTTFGRQLAWALHLPFHDLDATIEDHAGKPVADIFAASGEAAFRRLETDLLPSLLTRPAVVALGGGAWEAPANRAAVAEAGFAPLWLAIPPQQAWERASRDANRPLARDRAAFMARWAARTPAWSLAPMILSFGHSSRDLVSALLD
- a CDS encoding PilZ domain-containing protein, producing the protein MGHASLLSPPVLEQFLIQARLTKAVVSLRLQGTPSRLLGDLRIHAFRVGSALDLSGLHARDLVPAAGTPVTLTILLGDEVLTLQSALLPAAGTDESGAALLRLDWPQEPARLHHRRDVRVAAPDQSPLKVKVKVEGRQLEALLVNLTETGVGLALEATLMVELHAMVDIDAELPDGSLLRCPAEVRHLTYIEGQTFPTRLGLVLRPGDTTDMAPIHRFIQTRRTDRSHSFRQN
- a CDS encoding MFS transporter — encoded protein: MSTPRPSGILRSFPPVFWLANVMELFERAAYYGLNSVLAVYLTNKISEGGLGFTEQSVGFLQSLIYAFTYVIPIAGGALADRYGYRRMLLFAFSILSAGYFIAGNVTMYGAVFASLLFMATGAGLFKPIISGTLARTTTEENSGFGFGIYYWMINIGAFLAPLLVTVLKGFSWRYVFIASALYCAAMLLPTVFLFKDPPKPENTKSLREVAHGAAMVLGDARFMLMIVVYSGFWILYFQSFGSVLWYLRDFVNTQPVNAFFASFGVPLKFDTEHVTVVNGGTIILLQVLVSRVVKNIRPLPTMVSGIVIGTLGFLCLAISTNVWVFILGLSVFSIGEMTAHPKYYSYVGLVAPADKKAVYMGYAFLYGVIGSLIGSSLGGALYGSMLKPVIGQPGAALVARKFWLIFVALNICAAIGLVVYDRVFAQDTPETNAKARKVMMGIYALLLVVGLLFLRSSLWGGAEISYKTMVQAVIMLLLGAGGMVVSLAKR